A window of Vicia villosa cultivar HV-30 ecotype Madison, WI unplaced genomic scaffold, Vvil1.0 ctg.000256F_1_1, whole genome shotgun sequence contains these coding sequences:
- the LOC131626042 gene encoding probable serine/threonine-protein kinase PBL28: MPFGLVSAWNKRRRSKSEDLSDPWIYKPAEFWQLEDQTPPQSSNRMHGSSVFTLKEMEDATCSFSDDNLVGKGGFGRVYRGILKSGEVVAIKKMEMEAIKAAEGEREFRVEVDILSLLDHPNLVSLIGYCADGKHRFLVYEYMHNGNLQDHLNGMRERKMDWPQRLRVALGAAKGLAYLHSSSCVGIPIVHRDFKSTNILLDANFEAKISDFGFAKLMPEEHEIHETAKVLGTFGYFDPEYTSTGKLTLQSDVYAFGVVLLELLTGRRAIDLNQGPNDQNLVLQVRHLLNDRKMLRKVIDPEMTRNSYTIESIFMFANLASQCVRPESHVRPSMIDCVKEIQMIMYRNAKGLGMVMHSLRML; encoded by the exons TGAAGATCTTTCAGACCCTT GGATTTATAAACCGGCCGAGTTTTGGCAACTTGAAGATCAAACACCGCCACAATCTAGTAATAGGATGCATGGATCATCTGTTTTCACACTCAAAGAGATGGAAGATGCAACTTGTTCATTTAGTGATGATAATCTTGTTGGGAAAGGAGGGTTTGGTAGGGTCTATCGAGGCATTTTGAAGTCAGGAGAG GTTGTAGCTATCAAGAAAATGGAAATGGAAGCAATTAAAGCAGCAGAAGGAGAGCGTGAATTTCGAGTGGAAGTTGACATATTGAGTCTGCTAGACCACCCGAATCTTGTTTCTTTGATAGGTTATTGTGCTGATGGAAAGCATAGATTCTTAGTATATGAATATATGCATAATGGAAACCTGCAAGATCATTTGAATG GAATGAGGGAAAGGAAAATGGACTGGCCTCAAAGATTAAGAGTGGCATTAGGAGCTGCAAAAGGCCTTGCTTATCTCCACTCAAGCTCTTGTGTTGGAATTCCTATTGTTCATAGAGATTTCAAATCCACCAATATTCTTTTAGATGCCAATTTTGAAGCAAAG ATATCTGATTTTGGATTTGCAAAGCTAATGCCAGAAGAGCATGAAATACATGAAACTGCCAAAGTACTTGGTACATTTGGCTATTTTGACCCGGAGTATACATCG ACGGGAAAATTGACTCTACAAAGCGATGTTTATGCTTTTGGTGTTGTTCTTCTAGAGCTTTTGACAGGACGTCGAGCTATAGACCTAAACCAAGGTCCAAATGATCAAAACCTTGTACTACAA GTAAGGCACTTACTGAATGACCGCAAGATGCTCCGTAAGGTGATTGATCCAGAGATGACTAGAAATTCATACACCATTGAGTCGATATTCATGTTTGCGAATCTTGCGTCACAATGTGTTCGTCCTGAGAGTCATGTGAGACCTTCAATGATTGATTGTGTTAAAGAAATTCAAATGATTATGTATAGAAATGCAAAAGGGTTGGGAATGGTTATGCATAGTTTGAGGATGCTCTAG